One Mycolicibacter sp. MU0083 DNA window includes the following coding sequences:
- the rfbC gene encoding dTDP-4-dehydrorhamnose 3,5-epimerase: protein MQARELAVPGAWELTPTQHADSRGVFFEWFTDREFSAFAGHRFELRQANCSVSSAGVLRGLHFAQMPPGQAKYVTCVSGAVFDVVVDIRVGSPTYGRWDAVRLDDQNRRSVYLSADLAHGFLALQDNSTVMYLCSTEYNPQREHTICATDPAIGIDWPGDHAVTLSERDAAAPSLAEVRGAGLLPEWNPR, encoded by the coding sequence ATGCAGGCACGCGAGCTGGCCGTCCCGGGGGCGTGGGAGCTCACCCCCACTCAGCACGCCGATAGCCGCGGGGTGTTCTTCGAGTGGTTCACCGACCGTGAATTCAGCGCGTTCGCCGGGCATCGTTTCGAGCTGCGCCAGGCCAACTGTTCGGTGTCGAGCGCGGGCGTGCTGCGCGGCCTGCACTTCGCCCAGATGCCGCCCGGCCAGGCCAAGTACGTCACCTGTGTGTCCGGGGCGGTCTTCGACGTCGTCGTCGACATCCGGGTCGGTTCGCCGACCTACGGTCGCTGGGATGCGGTGCGACTGGACGATCAGAACCGCCGCTCGGTGTACCTGTCCGCCGATTTGGCCCACGGATTCCTTGCCCTGCAAGACAATTCGACGGTGATGTACCTGTGCTCGACCGAATACAATCCGCAGCGCGAGCACACGATCTGCGCCACCGACCCGGCGATCGGCATCGACTGGCCCGGTGATCACGCGGTGACGCTGTCAGAGCGTGACGCGGCCGCGCCGTCGCTGGCCGAGGTCCGCGGCGCCGGACTGCTGCCGGAGTGGAACCCCCGCTGA
- a CDS encoding CoA-acylating methylmalonate-semialdehyde dehydrogenase, producing MSTQIPHFVDGHRTTGTSQRSTDVFDPNTGTVQATLPLANQADVDAAVASAAAAQKGWAAQNPQRRARVMMRFIGLVNTHMDELAELLSREHGKTVDDARGDIQRGIEVIEFCVGIPHLLKGEHTEGAGPGIDVFSLRQPLGVVAGITPFNFPAMIPLWQAGPALACGNAFILKPSERDPSVPVRLAELFVEAGLPPGVLQVVHGDKEAVDALLHHPDVAAIGFVGSSDIAQYIYSTATANGKRSQCFGGAKNHMIVMPDADLDQAVDALIGAGYGSAGERCMAISVAVPVGEQTADRLRERLVERINALRVGHSLDPKADYGPLVTRAALERVNDYIAQGVAAGAELVIDGRERAANDTQFGDADLTGGFFAGPTLFDRVTTDMSIYTDEIFGPVVSIVRAENYEEALALPSEHEYGNGVAIFTRDGDTARDFTSRVQVGMVGVNVPIPVPVAYHTFGGWKRSGFGDLNQHGTASITFYTKVKTVTQRWPSGIKDGAEFHIPTMQ from the coding sequence ATGAGCACACAGATTCCGCACTTCGTCGACGGCCACCGGACCACCGGCACCTCGCAGCGCAGCACTGACGTCTTCGACCCCAACACCGGCACCGTGCAGGCCACACTGCCGCTGGCGAACCAGGCCGACGTCGACGCCGCCGTCGCCTCGGCCGCCGCAGCCCAGAAGGGCTGGGCCGCCCAGAACCCGCAACGCCGAGCGCGGGTCATGATGCGTTTCATCGGCCTGGTCAACACCCACATGGACGAGTTGGCCGAACTGCTCTCCCGCGAGCACGGCAAGACCGTCGACGACGCCCGCGGCGACATCCAGCGCGGCATCGAGGTCATCGAGTTCTGCGTCGGCATCCCGCATCTGCTCAAGGGCGAGCACACCGAGGGCGCCGGCCCCGGCATCGACGTGTTCTCGCTGCGCCAGCCGCTGGGCGTGGTCGCCGGGATCACCCCGTTCAACTTCCCCGCGATGATCCCGCTGTGGCAGGCCGGACCGGCCCTGGCCTGCGGTAACGCATTCATCCTCAAGCCATCCGAGCGTGACCCCTCGGTTCCGGTGCGACTGGCCGAACTGTTCGTCGAGGCCGGTCTGCCGCCGGGCGTGCTGCAGGTGGTGCACGGCGACAAGGAAGCCGTCGACGCCCTGCTGCACCACCCCGACGTCGCCGCCATCGGTTTCGTCGGCAGCTCCGACATCGCGCAGTACATCTACTCGACCGCGACGGCCAACGGCAAGCGCTCGCAGTGCTTCGGCGGCGCCAAGAACCACATGATCGTGATGCCCGACGCCGACCTGGATCAGGCCGTCGACGCGTTGATCGGCGCCGGCTACGGCAGTGCCGGGGAACGCTGCATGGCGATCTCGGTGGCGGTTCCGGTCGGCGAGCAGACCGCCGACCGGCTACGGGAACGACTGGTGGAGCGCATCAACGCCCTGCGGGTCGGACACAGCCTGGACCCCAAGGCCGACTACGGGCCACTGGTGACCCGGGCCGCCCTGGAGCGGGTCAACGACTACATCGCCCAGGGCGTCGCTGCCGGCGCCGAACTGGTGATCGACGGACGCGAGCGGGCCGCCAACGACACCCAGTTCGGCGACGCCGACCTGACCGGCGGCTTCTTCGCCGGACCCACGCTGTTCGACCGTGTCACCACCGACATGTCGATCTACACCGACGAGATCTTCGGCCCGGTGGTGAGCATCGTGCGGGCCGAGAACTACGAAGAGGCCCTGGCGCTTCCGTCCGAGCACGAGTACGGCAACGGCGTGGCGATCTTCACCCGCGACGGCGACACCGCCCGCGACTTCACCTCCCGGGTGCAGGTCGGCATGGTCGGGGTGAACGTGCCGATTCCGGTGCCGGTGGCCTACCACACCTTCGGCGGCTGGAAGCGGTCCGGATTCGGTGACCTCAACCAGCACGGGACGGCGTCCATCACCTTCTACACCAAGGTCAAGACCGTCACCCAGCGCTGGCCCTCGGGCATCAAGGACGGCGCCGAATTCCACATCCCCACAATGCAATAG
- a CDS encoding response regulator gives MPVRLVLVDDHEMVIEGLRAMLTAFADRVEVVGQAINAEQALAVIAETDPDIVLCDVRMRGESGLDLCLALRERDPERRVVMLSVYDDEQYLFEALRVGAAGYLLKSISSDDLVHQIELAHRGETVIDPGLAARAAGTAARLQRDEFWPGARQGLTQRESEILAYMVSGLSNRGIATKLVIGDETVKSHLRSIYRKLGVSDRTGAVATALREGIYR, from the coding sequence ATGCCCGTGCGCCTGGTACTGGTCGACGACCACGAGATGGTGATCGAGGGGCTGCGCGCCATGCTCACCGCCTTCGCCGACCGGGTGGAGGTGGTGGGGCAGGCGATCAACGCCGAGCAGGCCCTAGCCGTGATCGCCGAGACCGACCCCGACATCGTGCTGTGCGACGTGCGGATGCGCGGTGAGAGTGGACTGGACCTCTGCCTGGCGCTGCGCGAACGCGATCCCGAACGCAGGGTCGTGATGCTCTCGGTCTACGACGACGAGCAGTACCTGTTCGAGGCCCTGCGGGTCGGGGCCGCGGGGTATCTGCTCAAGAGCATCAGCAGCGACGACCTGGTCCATCAGATCGAACTGGCCCACCGCGGCGAGACCGTGATCGACCCCGGCCTGGCCGCGCGGGCGGCGGGCACCGCGGCCCGGTTGCAGCGCGACGAGTTCTGGCCCGGCGCCCGCCAGGGCCTCACCCAGCGGGAGAGCGAGATCCTGGCTTACATGGTCAGCGGGCTGTCCAACCGCGGGATCGCCACCAAGCTGGTGATCGGCGACGAGACGGTCAAATCCCACCTGCGTTCCATCTACCGCAAACTGGGGGTCTCCGACCGGACCGGCGCGGTGGCCACCGCACTGCGTGAAGGCATCTACCGGTGA
- a CDS encoding acyl-CoA dehydrogenase family protein, with product MNTTMNDEERVIVDTAAAFAEKRLAPFALEWDATHHFPVDVMREAAQLGMAAIYCRDDVGGSGLRRLDGVRIFEQLAIADPVIAAYLSIHNMCAWMVDTYGTEDQRKSWVPRLASMEAVASYCLTEPGAGSDASALSTRAVRNGSDYVLDGVKQFISGAGASDVYVVMARTGVDGPRGISTFIIEKDTPGLSFGAAEQKMGWNAQPTAQVILEGVRVPAEAMLGGEDGDGNGFNIAMSGLNGGRINIAACSMGGGQAAFDKTGAYLADRTAFGKALLDEPTIRFTLADMATALETSRLLLWRAATALDDNAADKVELCAMAKRYVTDSCFEVADKALQLHGGYGYLREYGLEKIVRDLRVHRILEGTNEIMRLVIGRAEAARVRSAQ from the coding sequence ATGAACACGACCATGAATGACGAAGAACGGGTGATCGTCGACACCGCTGCGGCGTTCGCCGAGAAGCGTCTCGCCCCGTTCGCCCTGGAATGGGACGCCACCCACCACTTCCCCGTCGACGTGATGCGGGAGGCGGCCCAGCTCGGCATGGCGGCGATCTACTGCCGTGACGACGTCGGGGGCTCCGGGCTGCGCCGCCTGGACGGCGTACGCATCTTCGAACAGCTGGCGATCGCCGACCCGGTCATCGCCGCCTACCTGTCGATCCACAACATGTGCGCCTGGATGGTCGACACCTACGGCACCGAGGACCAGCGCAAGAGTTGGGTGCCGCGGTTGGCGTCGATGGAGGCGGTGGCCAGCTACTGCCTCACCGAGCCCGGCGCCGGCTCGGATGCCAGCGCCCTGAGTACCCGCGCGGTACGCAACGGTTCGGACTATGTGCTCGACGGTGTCAAGCAGTTCATCTCCGGCGCCGGCGCCTCGGACGTCTATGTGGTGATGGCCCGAACCGGGGTGGACGGTCCTCGCGGCATCTCCACGTTCATCATCGAAAAGGACACGCCGGGACTGAGTTTCGGTGCCGCCGAACAGAAGATGGGCTGGAACGCCCAACCGACCGCGCAGGTCATCCTCGAAGGTGTGCGGGTGCCCGCCGAGGCCATGCTCGGCGGTGAAGACGGCGACGGCAACGGCTTCAACATCGCCATGAGCGGGCTCAACGGCGGCCGGATCAACATCGCCGCCTGCTCGATGGGCGGCGGCCAGGCAGCGTTCGACAAGACCGGCGCCTACCTGGCCGACCGGACCGCCTTCGGTAAGGCCCTGCTCGACGAACCGACCATCCGGTTCACCCTCGCCGACATGGCCACCGCACTGGAGACCTCCCGGCTGCTGCTGTGGCGTGCCGCGACGGCACTGGACGACAACGCCGCCGACAAGGTGGAGTTGTGCGCGATGGCCAAGCGTTACGTCACCGACTCCTGCTTCGAGGTGGCCGACAAAGCGCTGCAGTTGCACGGCGGGTACGGGTACCTGCGCGAATACGGCCTGGAGAAGATCGTCCGGGATCTGCGGGTGCACCGCATCCTGGAGGGCACCAACGAGATCATGCGACTGGTGATCGGCCGGGCCGAGGCGGCCCGGGTCCGCTCCGCCCAGTAA
- the mmsB gene encoding 3-hydroxyisobutyrate dehydrogenase, whose product MAVVAFLGLGRMGAPMSANLVAAGHTVRGFDPVPAAVEAAAQHGVSSHGSATEAVTGADVVITMLPHGDAVKQCYAQILPAAGPGTLFIDSSTISVADAREVHALAASHGFEQLDAPVSGGVTGAVAGRLAFMVGGGEDAVTRATPVLEPMSAKIIHCGAAGAGQAAKVCNNMVLAVQQVAVAEAFVLAEKLGLADQALFDVMTGATGNCWALHTNCPVPGPVPTSPANRNFEPGFATALMNKDLGLAMDAVASSGANAPLGSHAAAIYRDFAAEHAAEDFSAVIKALRSS is encoded by the coding sequence ATGGCAGTCGTCGCGTTTCTCGGTCTGGGCCGCATGGGTGCGCCGATGTCGGCGAACCTGGTGGCCGCCGGGCACACCGTGCGCGGCTTCGACCCGGTACCGGCCGCCGTCGAGGCCGCCGCCCAACACGGGGTGAGCAGCCACGGCAGTGCCACCGAGGCGGTGACCGGGGCCGACGTGGTGATCACCATGCTGCCGCACGGGGATGCGGTGAAGCAGTGCTACGCGCAGATCCTGCCGGCCGCCGGGCCGGGCACCCTGTTCATCGACAGTTCGACCATCTCGGTGGCCGACGCCCGCGAGGTGCACGCCCTGGCCGCGTCACACGGGTTCGAACAACTCGATGCGCCGGTGTCCGGCGGGGTGACCGGTGCGGTGGCCGGGCGGTTGGCCTTCATGGTCGGCGGCGGCGAGGACGCCGTGACGCGCGCGACGCCCGTACTGGAACCGATGTCCGCCAAGATCATTCACTGCGGCGCGGCGGGTGCCGGCCAGGCCGCCAAGGTCTGCAACAACATGGTGCTGGCCGTGCAGCAGGTGGCGGTCGCCGAGGCCTTCGTGCTGGCCGAAAAGCTCGGTCTGGCCGACCAGGCGCTGTTCGACGTGATGACCGGCGCCACCGGAAACTGCTGGGCACTGCACACCAACTGCCCGGTACCGGGCCCGGTGCCGACCTCCCCGGCGAACCGGAACTTCGAGCCCGGCTTCGCCACCGCGTTGATGAACAAGGACCTGGGCCTGGCGATGGACGCGGTGGCCTCATCCGGCGCGAACGCCCCGCTGGGCAGCCACGCCGCGGCCATCTATCGCGACTTCGCCGCAGAGCACGCGGCAGAGGACTTCAGCGCCGTCATCAAGGCACTGCGCAGCAGTTAG
- a CDS encoding L,D-transpeptidase family protein, which yields MRRLVVGLCAVLCVIIGAPVIAPSAEAVVEPWFGNAVGNATQVVSVVGVGHSTAKIDVYQRTAAGWEPVAAGIPAHVGSGGITPQSREGVPTTPMGVYTLDSAFGTAPNPGGGLPYVQVGSDHWWDSDSNSPTYNTMQVCKKAQCPFNTAVSENLNIPQYRHAVVIGVNKARVPGASSAYFFHTTDGGPTAGCVAIDDATLVKIIGWLRPGAVMAIAK from the coding sequence GTGCGTCGACTGGTGGTGGGGCTGTGTGCAGTGCTGTGCGTGATCATCGGGGCCCCGGTCATCGCACCGTCGGCCGAAGCGGTCGTCGAACCGTGGTTCGGCAACGCGGTCGGCAACGCCACCCAGGTGGTTTCGGTTGTCGGAGTCGGACATTCGACCGCGAAGATCGACGTCTACCAACGGACCGCCGCGGGCTGGGAGCCGGTCGCGGCCGGGATTCCGGCGCATGTCGGCTCGGGCGGCATCACGCCGCAGTCCCGGGAAGGTGTGCCGACCACCCCGATGGGGGTCTACACGCTCGACTCGGCGTTCGGCACCGCGCCGAATCCCGGCGGTGGCCTGCCGTATGTACAGGTCGGCTCCGACCACTGGTGGGACAGTGATTCCAACAGCCCGACCTACAACACCATGCAGGTCTGCAAGAAAGCCCAGTGCCCGTTCAACACCGCGGTCAGCGAGAACCTGAACATCCCGCAGTACCGGCACGCGGTGGTGATCGGCGTCAACAAGGCCCGGGTACCCGGTGCCAGTTCCGCCTACTTCTTTCACACCACCGACGGCGGGCCGACGGCGGGCTGCGTCGCGATCGACGATGCCACGCTGGTGAAGATCATCGGCTGGCTGCGGCCCGGTGCGGTGATGGCGATCGCCAAGTAG
- a CDS encoding HAD family hydrolase, translated as MPITTALATWTSPARPFWWDQAQADAEVYPLQAVIFDLDALTDADGEPRAGLVDLVLSLFAAGIWVAVVGAGPRSWLQERVRELMGDGMAETVISADDLTGPAGDAELYRLALWELGIVAGEALVIAGYESGARTAAAIGLPVIHISAGGYEGLSAAGCRQLQAQRVVARFSCRAAG; from the coding sequence ATGCCGATCACAACTGCGCTCGCGACATGGACCAGTCCTGCCCGCCCGTTCTGGTGGGATCAGGCGCAAGCCGACGCCGAGGTGTACCCCCTGCAAGCGGTGATCTTCGATCTGGACGCACTCACCGACGCCGACGGCGAACCCCGCGCCGGGCTGGTCGACCTGGTGCTCAGCCTGTTCGCCGCCGGCATCTGGGTGGCGGTGGTGGGTGCCGGCCCGCGGTCCTGGCTGCAGGAGCGGGTCCGGGAGCTGATGGGCGACGGGATGGCCGAAACCGTGATCAGTGCCGACGACCTGACCGGTCCCGCCGGTGACGCCGAGCTCTATCGGCTGGCGTTGTGGGAGCTGGGCATCGTGGCCGGGGAGGCGCTGGTGATCGCCGGTTACGAATCCGGGGCCCGCACCGCGGCCGCGATCGGCCTGCCGGTCATCCACATCTCCGCGGGCGGCTACGAGGGCCTGTCGGCCGCCGGGTGTCGCCAGTTGCAGGCGCAGCGGGTGGTCGCCCGGTTCAGCTGTCGCGCCGCAGGCTGA